Part of the Candidatus Krumholzibacteriota bacterium genome is shown below.
AAGGCAGCATTTTGATCTTGATTTGTGCATCAGACCCTGTAAGACATTCAAGGGGAATCCACTTAATTTTATCAGACGCGGAAAGGATGATATCGAAGAGCCCGAGGTTGACGTTGTGATTTTCCGGCAGAATACCGAGGGGTTGTACTGCGGAGTCGAATGGACCGATCCGCCGGATGACGTATACGAGGCGTTTAAAACTCATCCTAAGATGAAGAAATTCTCTTCCATTCCAAAGGAAGAGCTGGCAATCTCTACTAGAATTTTCACCAGAAGAGGAACAGAAAGAATACTGAGGGCCGCCTTTGAGCACGCGAAGAAATTCGGCTACAAGTCTGTGACCGTTTGCGAGAAAGCCAATGTAATCAGAGAAACCTCCGGAATGATGCTCGCGATGGCAAAAGAGATGGCCAAAGAGTATGACGGCATTGATCTCTGGAGTACTAATATAGACGCTCAGATGATGTGGCTTACCAAGAACCCTGAAAATTACGGTGTGCTTGTAAGCGGGAATATGTTCGGCGATATAGTTTCTGACGGTTTCGCGGGGCTTATAGGGGGCCTCGGTTTTGCCTGTTCAGCGAATATAGGTGAAGATGTAGCCATATTTGAGCCTACTCACGGATCCGCTCCAAAGTACGCTTCCTATGAAAAATCGATAGTGAATCCGATCGCGATGATCCGTTCCGCGTGTATGATGCTTGACCATATCGGAGAGACAGAAAAGGCGGAAAAGATCAGGGATGCAATTTTAAAGGTCGTAAGAGAAGGCAAGGTAAGAACTTATGATATGATGAAGCTGAAAGGCTCAGAGGAAGTTCTTGATCAGGGCGCCGTTTCAACAAGTGAAATGACCGACGCGATAATAGCAAAATTGTAGTAAACACGGGAGAGATTAATATGGAAGTTAGAGAATTATGGCCCGAGCTTGAATGGATCAAAGATGACAAGCTGAGGGAAAGTACTGAAAAGACCTGGGAGTCGGCATTCTCAAGGAGTGTCTTAAAGGCCGAAGACCTCCTGGAAATACCCTTTACACTTCTGTGTGAAGGTGAGGTGGCGACATTTATGGAGCATAAACGATGTGTTGTACATGTTTCGAGAAAATCGGGAGAGGAGATGAACAGATTTTTCGAAGATAAACTCCCCGTTGACATGGATGTTCTTATCTCGGGAGCCATACTGTGCGATGTCGGTAAACTTCTCGAATACGATTACGACGATGACGGAAATCTAACTAAGGGCGAGTACGGAAAATATTTGAGGCATCCTTTTTCCGGTGTGTCTATTGCCGAGGAGTGCGGAGTCCCTAAAGAGGTATTGCACATTATCGCGGCTCACGCGGGAGAGGGCGATAAGGTCAAAAGGTCGACTGAAGCCTATATCGTTCATCACGCTGATTTTATGACATATCTTCCGTTTAAGGAAAGGCTGAAGTAGAATCAGGCCGGTAAGGCGAAGATGCAGGCGGCGGGGGCTCTTATAAGTACCGGTTTGAATAGTGGTTGATTTTTTTATAGAACTGTATTAAGTTAATGCCGTTTATTCAACTGAGTATTAAAGTTTAGAGGAAAATAAAGTATCAGCTTCGAAACTGCGACCCGGTTCGGAATTATGACAGGAGATAAGATTTTAACGGGGGCGGATGATTTATGGAAAAATTAATACTTATTATTATCGGTGCTGTACTGGTCAATAACTTTGTTTTGGCCAGGTTCCTTGGTATATGTCCTTTTCTGGGTGTCTCGAAGAAGCTGGAAACAGCCGCGGGAATGAGCGGCGCGGTTGTATTTGTTATGACTATAGCCTCTATTGCCACGTGGATTATATACCACTACATACTTGTTCCTTTTAATCTTTCCTTTCTGAGGACAGTTTCGTTTATTCTTGTAATCGCGGTTCTTGTGCAGTTTGTTGAACTTGCTCTTCAGAAGTTATCCCCCGCGCTATATAAAGCTCTCGGAATCTATTTGCCTCTTATTACAACGAATTGTGCTGTTATGGGGCTTTCAGTTCTGAATATTCAGAAGGAATACACACTGATCGAAAGCGCCGTTTTTGGTATCGGGGCGGGTCTCGGTTTTGGGCTTGCGATGGTTCTCTTCGCGGGACTGAGAGAGAGGATAGAGTTGTGCGACCCTCCGGTATGTTTCCGAGGCACTGCTATAGGACTTATTACCGCCGGGCTTCTCTCTCTCGCGTTTATGGGGTTTGCCGGATTTGTAAAGATGTAGTTAATAGGACATGACAGATTTTTACATAGTAGAATTTTTTTAACGGAGGAATTGGATATTATGCTGACTGCTGTTATTGCGCTCGCGGGGCTTGGCCTTTTGGGAAGTCTCGGTTTGGCAATCGCGGCAAGGGTGTTTGCCGTTGAGACAGATCCCAGGGCTGAGGAGATCGAGGAAGTGCTTCCGGGAGCCAATTGCGGAGCGTGCGGAAAACCGGGGTGTTTCGATCTGGCCAGGGAAATAGCCCGAGGGAACGCCGATATAGATGCCTGCCCTGTCGGCGGTGAGAAAGCGGCAAAAGCCATCGGCAAGATTATGGGGATTGATTTCTCCGGGGGCGGCGAGAGGTATGTAGCTCTTGTTCTTTGCGCCGGGGATAATAAGGAGGCGCTTAAGAAATATCAATACAATGGGATTTATGATTGTGTTTCGGTTGATATGTTTTTCGGCGGGGATAAGGCCTGTTCCTACGGATGCCTGGGACTGGGAACATGCGCGGGCGCGTGTCCGTTCGGAGCGATAGATATTCTGCCCGAGGGGATAGCTAAGGTTGACAGTGATAAGTGTACCGGCTGCGGCAAATGTATTGAAGCCTGCCCAAAGGGTATAATCAAGCTGGTGCCGGCGGGGCGTAATGTTCACATTCTCTGTTCATCCCATGATAAAGGAGCGGCGGCGAAGAAGAAATGCAGGGTGGCGTGCATAGGCTGTCAGAAATGTGTAAAGGCGGCTCCGGAAGGAGCCATACACATGGATGATTTTCTTGCTGTAATAAATTATGATGCCGAGATACCTGAAAGTGTAGCCGGCGAGTGTCCGATGGGGACTATAAAGGTATTTAAAACTGAAGACTCTGCCGGGCAAGAGACT
Proteins encoded:
- a CDS encoding isocitrate/isopropylmalate family dehydrogenase, which gives rise to MRKIVSMPGDGIGSVVLTEAKRVLEAAGFEAEYVHADIGWEFWCKEGNPLPERTLDILQEHKTALFGAITSKPKAEAARQLAPELQDKGYVYYSPIVGLRQHFDLDLCIRPCKTFKGNPLNFIRRGKDDIEEPEVDVVIFRQNTEGLYCGVEWTDPPDDVYEAFKTHPKMKKFSSIPKEELAISTRIFTRRGTERILRAAFEHAKKFGYKSVTVCEKANVIRETSGMMLAMAKEMAKEYDGIDLWSTNIDAQMMWLTKNPENYGVLVSGNMFGDIVSDGFAGLIGGLGFACSANIGEDVAIFEPTHGSAPKYASYEKSIVNPIAMIRSACMMLDHIGETEKAEKIRDAILKVVREGKVRTYDMMKLKGSEEVLDQGAVSTSEMTDAIIAKL
- a CDS encoding HDIG domain-containing protein, with product MEVRELWPELEWIKDDKLRESTEKTWESAFSRSVLKAEDLLEIPFTLLCEGEVATFMEHKRCVVHVSRKSGEEMNRFFEDKLPVDMDVLISGAILCDVGKLLEYDYDDDGNLTKGEYGKYLRHPFSGVSIAEECGVPKEVLHIIAAHAGEGDKVKRSTEAYIVHHADFMTYLPFKERLK
- the rsxA gene encoding electron transport complex subunit RsxA, whose translation is MEKLILIIIGAVLVNNFVLARFLGICPFLGVSKKLETAAGMSGAVVFVMTIASIATWIIYHYILVPFNLSFLRTVSFILVIAVLVQFVELALQKLSPALYKALGIYLPLITTNCAVMGLSVLNIQKEYTLIESAVFGIGAGLGFGLAMVLFAGLRERIELCDPPVCFRGTAIGLITAGLLSLAFMGFAGFVKM
- a CDS encoding RnfABCDGE type electron transport complex subunit B — translated: MLTAVIALAGLGLLGSLGLAIAARVFAVETDPRAEEIEEVLPGANCGACGKPGCFDLAREIARGNADIDACPVGGEKAAKAIGKIMGIDFSGGGERYVALVLCAGDNKEALKKYQYNGIYDCVSVDMFFGGDKACSYGCLGLGTCAGACPFGAIDILPEGIAKVDSDKCTGCGKCIEACPKGIIKLVPAGRNVHILCSSHDKGAAAKKKCRVACIGCQKCVKAAPEGAIHMDDFLAVINYDAEIPESVAGECPMGTIKVFKTEDSAGQETAGGGS